Within the Tachysurus fulvidraco isolate hzauxx_2018 chromosome 3, HZAU_PFXX_2.0, whole genome shotgun sequence genome, the region TCGGCTGATtaaataactgcatgaatgtgcaaCCTATCAAAATTGATTTAATTAGCTATCAGAAAGTTATGTAATCTCGACGTCCACATTATTAGGAACGCCATTACATCTAATGGCGTTCCTAATAATGTGGACGGCGAGATTACATAACAGCTTTCTGATAGCTACATTCTTCAATTTTGATAGTGAGTCGAATTGGACTCCGTTTATTAACCATGAAGCAGGTACTCTCTcattaatatgtatataattattgAGCAAGTTTAAAACTGATAGCAAAGGTATGCACAGTGCCTTGCATAAGTACTAAGCCACCTTTGAACCGTTCCACATTTTATAGTGGTGGAAAATATACCTCAAACTTTGAACATCTCTCAGAGCAACTATGCATCTATtgtttaaaaatggaaaaaatatggCACTAGAAGTGACTTTTCTTGAAGGAAGACCCTTCACCAAAAAGTAGTGATTGGGTACGGAGGGCATTAATGCGAGGAGGAAGCAAGATGGCAAAGGTAACTTTGAGAGAGGTAGAGAAGGCAACATCTCAGATTGAAGGAGTTGTCAACAGGACAATCAAGctgtgctttaaaaaataaaacgaatCCATACGAAATTTGTTTTGGAGGTTGCCAAAAGAATCTAGTCTCACAAGACTAAAAATTGAACCTAAATTGAATTTTTGTCCTTAACAAAAATCACTACATTTGGTGCAAAGCTAACACGGCTCATCATCCTTGAAAACACCATCCCAACAGTGAAGCAAGGTGATTGATACATGATCATATGGAAATACTTTTCATCAGTAGAGACTGGGAAACATGTCAGCGTTCAGCTAAGGCCAAGATGGACAAAGCCAAATGCGGGTCAATTCTAGCAGAACATTGACATTTTAAAAGACTTGAAAATTGGAGTGGAGGTTAACTTTCTGACAGGACAATGAGCCCTAAATGTACTAGCAAAGCTACACTGGAGTTGTTCAAATAAACCAGTCAAAGAACCAAGTATTAAAATGTCCTTCACAATCTGTATCCAACTGAGAATTTGACTATAACTGTTATTTAACAACTGATGAAGCTACAATTGTTTCAATAATAGGTTCTGCAAAGGAGgtatgtttttttaagtaaCCTGTGTATCTGCaaatatattttgcatatttgaaTCAATGgaatgctacaaaaaaaccCATTTAAGTACTTTTCAGTTCCATATTGTATCAGGAGGTGAATCCAAGGCACTGTAGTTACAAGTGAGGAATCGACCCACCAACAACATTTGGTGATGAACTGGAGTCAAGCTATATTTACTATATACTTTTTACTCAAATGGGGCTATTGGTTACTTCACTTTATACATCACTGCTGATGACCAAAGAGATCAGATTCAATAACCAGTAGTAACAATCAGCTGCCTCAAAGTGCTTTATAGAACACTGCAGTGTAatatagttatttattaattctcttTACAAGGTCAAACAAACCTGTCATAAAATGACACGATAGCCATTAGATAAATGAGGACAATTTAATTGTAACCTTTAATAAGAAAGTTAAATAAAAGCATCAAATGAGCATAAGATCAGACATCGTGTAAACAAGAAGATGTAAAATGTAACCAAACAAAATGAGGAACAGTATAGAATGtctatattatttaaattacaattaGTTACATGTAAACTTCTTTAGAGACAATATAATTTATGTATTCaggaaaaattaataaacatatcTTTGATCAAACAAGAGACCTCTTCTTAATTGTGGTGCTTTTGTAATCCTCTAAAATTGtcattttagataaaaaaaatatgattaactttttattattccaaaataaaataactcttCTTAGGATCTGTGCATTCTGATTCAAAACATAGGACTGAAAATAAAGCCAGTGCATGGCAAGTTCATAACTAGATTCATAAAACATTTCGTACAGAGCTAATATATTTTCTTCTCTTAGATCTGTATGTGGAAATAGTAACTTCGGAAACTCATCAATATTTACACAGAAAGCTTTTCATATTCACACATCTGCTATGCAGACACAAGGCTATGGTCAGGGTTATAACAGAGTTTTCAGCTGCATATCTTGCAAAATGTGTTCACTTACATTTAAGGTCAGAATTATGAACGTGAGACATGCCTTTGTTACTGGACGACCATGCTCACCCACTACCAGAGCAGCATTTAAGTCTGAGATATGAATACTAGTGTGTGCAGTTCTGAAATGAACTCATAACGGTGCACACTTAATTCTGAAACCTGTATTTAAAAAGACACCGTGTCAGTATCACTGGTGAGCACGTTGTAGTAAGACCTCCACAGGGCCAGGGGGTAATCTCTTGATCAGGTACCAGACCTCAAGCCGTCTTAATCCCTCCAAACTCTGACCTTCTACCTCCAGCAGTTCATCACCTGGGAAAACCTTCCCAACTGGTCCACCTAAATAACAGCAAGCATTTAGTAGTGAATATGTTactataaatattttagaaCTACACAtcttaacatttttataatggAAAATATCCGAGTGTGTATGTCATGTTATAATGAAACGTATCCGAATGTGTTTATACGTATGGATATTTTAAATCAGTTGCTGAAAATGTACGAGTGAGATGTGCAACCTTCAGACATGTTCAGATTATTCAGTTTTACTGTTGCATAAGCCTTGAGATATTTTGGCTTATGAGTATTTATGACTGTTATCTTAATCTAATTACACTATGAACTTACTAATTGCTTTACGTTTTACTGACACAATTTCTGGATGGCACAGTATAAAAGCATTAAGTGCCACACTACATAAAAGTTAGTTCAGACCTATTGATAAGggtgatatttttatttcattaaatttaAGGAACCAAAAACATTCGAATCAGGACTTTGCTGTCATAAGCGTGAAAAAAGTGGGTTCCTACCCTGAAAGAGCCTCTGTACAGTGAGGGGTTTGTCTCCTAACCTGGAGCCCACTCCTCCTTGCAGACTGAAGCCCAGGTCTGAGCTGGATTTATTCAAAGTTATACGCACTCTGCTGCCTGCGGAAGAAATAAATGCTTGTTTTACTCCACTACGctgacataattattaatgtagATTATTAATCAATGTTATATGTACACTGAaccaatttcatttcattaaccTTGTTAAGAaacttttagacttttttaattaacttagCAAAGTCAATAGTCCCTACAAGATCAAAACAATGGAAAGAAAACAGATTTTTATCTCCTATATCCACACACTAATACTggattaaaagtaaaatgatttCAGTGTCATATTTGACGACACCAGGATTAATCATTTCATTGACATTATACAGAAATGGGAATTTTACCAGTTATTTAATAGGTATGAGAATTCAAGACCTTCTCTAAGTCAGTGTCAGTCTctattatgtatatatgtgttaaACAAAGTGACTAATTCACAGATTGCTCCCTAAGGATTATTTTATGTCGATCTAAATATATATGACTCTACTCATGTGTGCTCTACACATGGTACATGCTACACATGATAAACTCTATATAAGTTTAAATAGTAGTACAGTTTagttgatcttttttttttatggcagtgaatctctcactcactcattttctaccgtttatccgaactacctcgggtcacggggagcctgtgcctatctcaggcgtcatcaggcatcgaggcaggatacaccctggacggagtgccaacccatcacagggcacacacacactcattcagtcacacactcacacactacgggcaattttccagagatgccaatcaacctaccatgcatgtctttggaccggaaatcagagtacccggaggaaacccccaaggtacggggagagcatgcaaactccacacacaaaagacggaggcgggaatcgaaccccgaacctggaggtgtgaggcgaacgtgctaaccagcAGTGAATCTGGTTATATTAAATAGCATGCAACTGAGTGCGCCCACTAACTGTATAATAGCTGTCTTTACAATAATAACGTCAGTTGTAGTTTTGGAGACAATTGTATCCtttgttcatccatccatccatccatccatccatccttcacAGGATCATGGGGAGTCTGGAGACAACCTcaggggactcagggcacaaaAGTGGGACGCCCTGGACAGAGTGacagtctatcacagggcacaaccacaaactacagacaatttGGAGATGCCAATAAGCATGGGAAGAATATGAAAACTCTGTGCATGCAGGACAGAGACAGAACTCTACCCATGGAAGGACGAAGCAAAGCACTAAGCCACGGTGGTGTTAAAACTAGTGAATAAATATGActtaaaaatgctaaaatacagattaaaaaattaataatagcAAAATAAGAATACTGTTCAGATAAGCACTGGTAACAGAATATAATCGTTAATTTTATAATCAATAATTTGTTGTTAAGATAAATAAGAGTAATAGGTACATCGATCAAGGTCACATTGCCGTATGTTGTTTAGCTGAAATTTGCTGGCATTGATTGCAtcgatttattaatttattggcACTGATTTCActttgattaataaaataaaagtgcacataacatataataatatatacataatataatataatataatataatataatatatatatatatatatatatatatatatatatatacacacacatacacacacaaaatatatataaattatatatatatatacatatatatacgtgtatatatatatatatatatatatatatatatataaattatatatatatatatatatatatacacatatacatacatacatatatacatacatacacacacacacacacaacattttagCAAATGTCCCAACAGtaataattttaagtaattattattataacttctGGTTATAGGCTCAGAACTTTGAGTGTTATATAAGTGTATACAGTATTGCAACACACCTGGGATTTCAGCTGCTTTCTGTGGACTGTCTTTTAAGCTGTAGCAGGTTTCGGTGACATCACCTCGTCTGATGACAACAACTGTCATGCCACGCCCCCTTGCTTTTCTCATGGTCTGGAGCGCATCCTTGTGGGTGGAGTTATGTAGAGCAGTGCCATTAATAGACAGCACCTGATCACCTTCATGGATGGAGCCTTCCTTTGCTGCTAAGCCAGTGGGTAGAACCTTGTGAACCTGAGAGAGCAGagttgagagagaaaaacaaataataataataacataaaaagaaaataatcaattgtTGAATTCAACAATTCacatactgttttttttccagggtCAAATGCAGGATTATCGAAGTATAAAAGTCATGATGTTATTTTGAAACTGATGTCTCTGGTTAAGATACTTGTTCAAATGTAATAACAACTCACAGTCACAGGTTTATTCTGATCCACTCCTCCAGCCACAGTGAAACCGAGTCCACTTCCTGCCTCCTTATGTAGGACAACCACGTGTACATCTTCATAGTTCTGCTAATAATTTGAAGTATTTAGAAAAGCACATACAAATATTCCACGTCAAATATTCTATTgcttataatttaaaaaaatctttacttcCTTTTAATACAGATGGGTGACAATCACTTTTATCcattaatgaaacatttctatcttGATGGGATAGAAAGGGAATGCTGTCTTCCCGGCTATCTGTGTCTccctttgttttgattttatgcTGTATTAAATTTGTCACCCAGCTATATGTTGTGGGAGGTGGAAGAGGGGTTTAACAGAAGTCTGCAGCGATGTGAATTGGCTGTGCAGATTATTGCTAACTCCCACTTGCCTTATATACCTTCTGGATATTTAAAGGATTCGTTGTACCTCTGATGCGTCAGCTTCCAAACCTCGGACATCATTCAGTAAGCATTCTAGCTCGTCCATGCCCAGCAATGTCACAGAGGACAGGGCAGAAACATCTGAGCTCATGGACACTGGACGATTGGACATCCAGTTATCATCATCCTTTGACCCACTGCTGTCTGAGACTGGAAGGTCCAGTCCACCCATACTGTACAGCTCTACAAGGCTGTTTAAGAGAGAtagggacaaaaaaaagaagaaatgaatcataaaatatagaaaagtaTTATATGAAGTATGTTAAGTGTTAAAACTTTAGCTTGAAAAAAGTAAGTTTAAACTTTAGTTTAGACTTCATTCATCCTGTAGACAACTTTGAATAAATTTGACCACAATTATTTGACAAATACAATTCCACTGTTGTTGACCTCAGGTCTGATTACAGACGTGTCAATGAGTTTAGATTATtgatatatttctatttttaggatttatttatttggataaatgaaaaatgtcttCTTTAAATCGAACAAATTCAACAATTTCAACTATCAAAAAACACTGTCGTCCTTAAATCGTAACATCATACCTCATACAAAAACTTCTATTGCTCATGTTGCTTGTGATGGTTACTGATGATTCCCCCGAATCAGAGtcatattctctctctgttcccTCGTCTTCTTCCTCCTCGTCGTCATCGTCTTCGGGACCTTTATCCATAATCCACCTAATGACTTTTGCAGCTACTTTTTCATCTTTCATTGTGTTGTAGGGATTACTGAAATCACCTAAAGCTTCGATAGAAGTGATTCCTCCGGACTCACTAAGCAGGTTAGATGGTGTCTTTACTGGGGTGGATGAATATGAATTTTGTAACATAGTGGTGATTTCTTTTTGGAACGGTTTATCTTTTGTTGACAAGTTGTCCCCAATATTAGAGATCTTAAGGTCAGAGTGGGACATATTAGCGCTCCCACTGGACTTTTGGGAGTTGGGTGACACTGTAGAACTGAGATAATTCTTTACTTTGTCTTCAGATGATTCAATGTTTTTAGGCTTTTTATAAGATTTAAGATCACTGCCTTTGGAGAAATCTGGCTCATCCACATTTGTATACATTGTAGTTAATTTCTCATTCTTCTGGTTAGATGGAAATTCATCCGGTTGTTTCAAAGTCTGTGCAACTCCATGCTCCTGACTTTTAGCTCCTCTAATTTGTGCTTTCACTGCTATTCCTTCTTTATCCTGTGTCGTGGTCTGGACAGGTCCAGGCGTAGCTGCTGCCTCATCGCTGACTTCACTCTTACTGAAAAGATTCTCCTTCAAGCTTTCTCTATTCCAGCCACCCCACCTTTTACTCAATGACCTATCTGAATAAGTCTTATTCAGACTGGCCACCGCTTTTGGTTTTTCTGTAACTGAGAAAGCCCTTCTGGGATGAGGGGTCCCTGAGGAACTCTGGCTTTGTAGAGCAAGAGCCTCAAATTTGTGAATTGTGTTTCGCACGGAAGCCAAAGGTGATTCTTGAAACAAGCCCTTGCTTGGATTTCCTGAGGAGCCAAACTCCAAATCAATCCCATGTTCTGGATGTAGTTTTTCACTGTCTGCTCTCTTACTTTTGGGTGATTGGGGTTTGTTCCGAGGATTAAATTCCTGTGAGCTCTGTGATGGTTTTCCTGGAATTTCTGTTTTCTCCATGCTTTTTGTCAGTTTTGAATTACTAGTCGTTTTTTCATCTTgcctctctgtgtcactcttgGTGCTTTTTTGGATACTATTGCTATCGTTCAGACCATAGACTGAAAATGAAGTAGGAGCTGTAAAATGTCTGTGCCTTGTTCTGCCTAAAGACTGAGTTCCTAGTCCTATAGTGTTTCCAGTCCGTCTTCTCTCATCGTGGTCACTATTGGTCACTGAGGATATAAAATCTTGGCTAAGGGGTTTCTCTGTAGACACTGTTGACATTGCATCCAAAGTATCTTTTCCATTGGGTAAAACAACTGAAGTGTTTGGAACGGTAGTAAaattcatttgttcttttttgaaGGGTGCTTTTGGGAAGGTAGCACACTTTTCTGGGTTATATGAAActgtcttcatttttttcaaagAAGAAACAGATATGTTTCTATCCACTGAACTTCTAGTA harbors:
- the si:dkey-92i15.4 gene encoding uncharacterized protein si:dkey-92i15.4 isoform X2, with the translated sequence MDISGGSTCVPGLSAHLSESVARAGNGESSKGSEEQNKIQPCTAPTQTPVRFKIRSAKERQDFFNKASSFKAETFDKGNRSMKVYREDTPKVHTISPPSPDTGKIDKRSRAPNPFSLTKKPEISIGSKTIQKNLDCNESLTTNLTERTALKQMYHSNRSRSLDWRGLKLEGGQENQMDVSSDTKDIGGRAMRRSESLMNSNELAHPLKRVSLHIQPLNGSGQRKQGSSGFTSSSVPGTSPVRTVALAQSFPLSIKANPRQDRTEERESPWYSGNSATTPDIAEHPLSSQVTATKVNEITRNQTVMGRNGHTSLEDNSQTSSGIFHRIITPAPFSSVQATDSNLDHSKPTRSSVDRNISVSSLKKMKTVSYNPEKCATFPKAPFKKEQMNFTTVPNTSVVLPNGKDTLDAMSTVSTEKPLSQDFISSVTNSDHDERRRTGNTIGLGTQSLGRTRHRHFTAPTSFSVYGLNDSNSIQKSTKSDTERQDEKTTSNSKLTKSMEKTEIPGKPSQSSQEFNPRNKPQSPKSKRADSEKLHPEHGIDLEFGSSGNPSKGLFQESPLASVRNTIHKFEALALQSQSSSGTPHPRRAFSVTEKPKAVASLNKTYSDRSLSKRWGGWNRESLKENLFSKSEVSDEAAATPGPVQTTTQDKEGIAVKAQIRGAKSQEHGVAQTLKQPDEFPSNQKNEKLTTMYTNVDEPDFSKGSDLKSYKKPKNIESSEDKVKNYLSSTVSPNSQKSSGSANMSHSDLKISNIGDNLSTKDKPFQKEITTMLQNSYSSTPVKTPSNLLSESGGITSIEALGDFSNPYNTMKDEKVAAKVIRWIMDKGPEDDDDEEEEDEGTEREYDSDSGESSVTITSNMSNRSFCMSLVELYSMGGLDLPVSDSSGSKDDDNWMSNRPVSMSSDVSALSSVTLLGMDELECLLNDVRGLEADASENYEDVHVVVLHKEAGSGLGFTVAGGVDQNKPVTVHKVLPTGLAAKEGSIHEGDQVLSINGTALHNSTHKDALQTMRKARGRGMTVVVIRRGDVTETCYSLKDSPQKAAEIPGSRVRITLNKSSSDLGFSLQGGVGSRLGDKPLTVQRLFQGGPVGKVFPGDELLEVEGQSLEGLRRLEVWYLIKRLPPGPVEVLLQRAHQ
- the si:dkey-92i15.4 gene encoding uncharacterized protein si:dkey-92i15.4 isoform X1 encodes the protein MDISGGSTCVPGLSAHLSESVARAGNGESSKGSEEQNKIQPCTAPTQTPVRFKIRSAKERQDFFNKASSFKAETFDKGNRSMKVYREDTPKVHTISPPSPDTGKIDKRSRAPNPFSLTKKPEISIGSKTIQKNLDCNESLTTNLTERTALKQMYHSNRSRSLDWRGLKLEGGQENQMDVSSDTKDIGGRAMRRSESLMNSNELAHPLKRVSLHIQPLNGSGQRKQGSSGFTSSSVPGTSPVRTVALAQSFPLSIKANPRQDRTEERESPWYSGNSATTPDIAEHPLSSQVTATKVNEITRNQTVMGRNGHTSLEDNSQTSSGIFHRIITPAPFSSVQATDSNLDHSKPTRSSVDRNISVSSLKKMKTVSYNPEKCATFPKAPFKKEQMNFTTVPNTSVVLPNGKDTLDAMSTVSTEKPLSQDFISSVTNSDHDERRRTGNTIGLGTQSLGRTRHRHFTAPTSFSVYGLNDSNSIQKSTKSDTERQDEKTTSNSKLTKSMEKTEIPGKPSQSSQEFNPRNKPQSPKSKRADSEKLHPEHGIDLEFGSSGNPSKGLFQESPLASVRNTIHKFEALALQSQSSSGTPHPRRAFSVTEKPKAVASLNKTYSDRSLSKRWGGWNRESLKENLFSKSEVSDEAAATPGPVQTTTQDKEGIAVKAQIRGAKSQEHGVAQTLKQPDEFPSNQKNEKLTTMYTNVDEPDFSKGSDLKSYKKPKNIESSEDKVKNYLSSTVSPNSQKSSGSANMSHSDLKISNIGDNLSTKDKPFQKEITTMLQNSYSSTPVKTPSNLLSESGGITSIEALGDFSNPYNTMKDEKVAAKVIRWIMDKGPEDDDDEEEEDEGTEREYDSDSGESSVTITSNMSNRSFCMSLVELYSMGGLDLPVSDSSGSKDDDNWMSNRPVSMSSDVSALSSVTLLGMDELECLLNDVRGLEADASEQNYEDVHVVVLHKEAGSGLGFTVAGGVDQNKPVTVHKVLPTGLAAKEGSIHEGDQVLSINGTALHNSTHKDALQTMRKARGRGMTVVVIRRGDVTETCYSLKDSPQKAAEIPGSRVRITLNKSSSDLGFSLQGGVGSRLGDKPLTVQRLFQGGPVGKVFPGDELLEVEGQSLEGLRRLEVWYLIKRLPPGPVEVLLQRAHQ